A window of Zingiber officinale cultivar Zhangliang chromosome 5A, Zo_v1.1, whole genome shotgun sequence contains these coding sequences:
- the LOC121983305 gene encoding uncharacterized protein LOC121983305, whose amino-acid sequence MKPHGRLLSELLEQQQEPFVLDLYLVERGYFEGCLASRSCSLCWPGKGCKRLKLLTSHGFRSWRKALSWFHRAPHLNNVPKHNACSSSSWNYNIAHYDAKEEKSGMSLSLPRKVLRIFNDFLEVAYAPAFYQLIGSKRQIYEWSASERKMLSAKIPPLNSTRHLVISELSCSSDVEWSEFPSQVGEIGVELEATLFEDIKEETISDMICDIVWFI is encoded by the exons ATGAAACCCCATGGAAGGCTTCTTTCTGAGCTGCTGGAACAGCAACAGGAGCCTTTTGTATTGGATCTTTACCTTGTGGAGAGAGGCTACTTTGAGGGGTGTCTTGCATCCAGGTCTTGCTCACTTTGCTGGCCTGGGAAGGGATGCAAAAGGCTGAAATTGCTGACCAGCCATGGCTTCAGGTCTTGGAGGAAGGCCTTGAGTTGGTTTCACAGGGCTCCTCATCTCAACAATGTCCCCAAACACAATGCCTGCTCCAGCTCATCCTGGAATTACAATATAGCTCACT ATGATGCAAAGGAGGAGAAGTCAGGCATGAGTCTCAGCTTGCCACGAAAAGTCCTGCGTATCTTTAATGATTTTCTTGAGGTAGCGTACGCTCCTGCATTCTATCAGCTCATTGGATCAAAGAGGCAGATTTATGAGTGGTCTGCTTCGGAGAGAAAAATGCTAAGCGCAAAGATTCCTCCACTGAACAGCACAAGGCATTTGGTGATCTCAGAGCTTTCATGCTCCAGCGATGTGGAGTGGAGTGAATTCCCGTCTCAAGTTGGAGAAATTGGAGTGGAGCTAGAAGCTACACTTTTTGAAGACATCAAAGAGGAAACAATTTCAGACATGATTTGTGATATAGTCTGGTTTATTTAG